The nucleotide window GCTGTCGGGCACGCCGGTGCCGTCGTTATTGAGAAACACCGTGCGGCCGGAGACGCCGGTCTCGCCTGAGTCGAGCTGGCCGTTCAGATTGACGTCGTCGAACACCTCGCCTGAAATCGTGCCGGTGTTCGTGGTGGTCGTGCCGCTCGAACTGCTCCCCTCGCCGATATTGACGTCGGGCGTGATCTTCCCCGCGGCGACCATGACGGTCTGCGGCTTCGTGGACAGGGTGACGCCGGAAGGCGCCACCTCGGTGACCGGGTAGCTGCCGGGCGCGAGACCGACGAAATAGTAATGGCCGTTGGCGTCGGTGGTGGCCGACGGATTGGTGTTGTCGGGGGCACCCTTGCCGTCGATGTTCAAAAACACGGTGCGGCCCGAGATGCCGGTTTCTCCTGAATCGAGCGCGCCGTTGCCGTTGGTGTCGGTAAACACCTCGCCCGTGATGGAGGGCAATTCGCCTAGATCCACGGCCGTCGTCGTCTTGCCGCTGGTCACGGTGACCGTCTGCGTGGAAGTCGAAAGGGTGACGTTGCTCGGCAATTGCATTTCGACCTGGTAGCTTCCGGGCGGCTCGGTGCCGAAGGCGAAGTTGCCGCTGGAATCGGTCGTGACCGAAGGATTGCTCGTGTCGGGCTTGCCGGTGTGATCGATGTTCAGGAACACGGTCTGGCCGCCCACGCCAGGGTCGCCCGTGGCAAGCTGTCCGCTGCCGTTGAGATCGACGAACACGTTCCCCGAGATCGAAGGGAGTTCGCCGAACACGACGCCCGATGTCGTCTGGCCGGTTTTCACCGTCACCGTCTGTGTGGGCGTGGTCAAGGTGGCGCCGGTCGGCAGCGCCTCCATGACGGTATAGCTTCCCGCGGTCAGGCCCGAAAAGGTGAACTGCCCGACCGAATTGGTGGTGGTGTGCGGGTTCGTGCCGTCGTTCGTGCCGCTGTTGTCTTGGTTGATGAACACCGTGCGGCCGGCGATGCCGATGTCGCCCGTATCGAAGCTTCCGTTGTCATTGACGTCGGTGAACACCGTGCCGGCGATCGAGGCCGGCTCTTCGCCGACGTTGACCGTCTGGGCGGTGCCGCCGGCCGTTACGGTGGCGCTCAGGCTCGTCGTGGTGATCGTGGTTCCGGCCGGAGGCACCACGTCGACCTTGTAGGTTCCCGCGGCCAGATCGGAGAACGAGTAATTGCCGTTGGAGTCGGTGACGGTCGACGGATTGCTGGCGTCGGGCGCACCGCTGTTGTCGTTGTTCAAAAAGACCGTCTGACCGGCGACGCCCGCTTCGCCCGATTCCAGCACGCCGCTGCCGGTGGTATCGGTAAAGACCGTACCCTTGATCGAAGGCTGCTCGGCAAAATTGACGCCCGAGTCGGTATTGTTCGCCGCGACGGTGACCGACTGGCTGGGCATGGTCAAGCTGATGCTGGTGGGCAGCTCTTCATAAACTTTGTACGTTCCCGGCGTAATGCCCCTGAAGGAGTAATTGCCGCTGGAATCGGTCGTGGCCGTGGGATCGCCCGACTGATACGCGCCGGTGCCGGCTAAATCCACAAACATCGTGCGGCCCGCGACGCCCTGTTCGCCTGAGTCGAGTTGCCCATTGCCGTTCGTGTCGCTGAACACCGTGCCGTCGATGCTGTCGATGGAGACCGAGCTGATCCGCACCAACTCGTTGTTCGGTCCCAGCGGAAGCTGGCTGAAGGTGCCGCCGTTGTCGGCGTTATCGACGTTGAGCGCGGCGATGGCGTCGAGCACCTGCATGCCGTTGCCGATTACCTGGCCGAAGACAGTGTAGCCGTGGCCGTCGCTGGCGGGGCCGAGTGTGCTTGTGTTATCGACCAGGTTCACAAACCACTCATCGGTGGCGCTGTTGGGATCGCTGGTGCGGGCCATCGCCACGCTGCCGGCCACGTTGGCCAGTTTGTATTCGAGGTTCACGGGCGAATTCGTGGGAATGGTCGTGAACTGGGATGTGCTGCCGCTGAAGGTGGCGCTGGATGAGGTGAATCCACCCGCCTGCTCGACGAAGCCGGGCACCGATCGATGGAAGATCGAATCGGTGTAAGCACCGCTCTCGACGTAACTTAGGAAGTTGGCCACGGTATTCGGCGCGGCGTCGGGGCGGAGCTCGATCTGGAAGTTGCCGAAGTTCGTATCGACCGTGACGATGGGGTCGGACGTGAGCAACCAGCGGTCTTCCAGCCGTTCGGGCCGGCGCATGCGGGCCGCGGCACGTCGTGACCGACGTGGCGACTTGCGTTGACCTTCTGGACGACGTGAAAAAACGAACTTGAGCGGGAAGGAACGCCCCCACATAGTTCCACCTGATTTGACATGTGACTGTTCCGGTAGATCCATTTAAGGCATGAGTTGCAAAATGGGCAACCAAAAAATGGGGCCGGGTTGAGTTTCCGCCCGCCGGTCGCCGGTTACGGCCGGTATTTTTGGAGTAATTGCTCGTTCCGCTTACGGAGCACGCGGACGACTACGCCACTTCGTGGCGGCGGCGGTGCGGATTGCGGTAGAGCACTTCCGCCAAGAACTCCGGCGAGCCATGCCAGCCGCCCGACCGCTCGCGGTGCCAATCGTCGTGCGTCGGCACCAAAGCGTCGTCGTAAGGCCAGGCGTGAAACGCCTCGTAGCCCAAGGCAGCAGCCAGCTTGCCGGAATCCATCGAGACGTTGCCCGCCCGCGGCGGAATCGGCCCCGCGGCGGCACGCGGGCAGCCCAGGAGATGGTCGGGATGATAGC belongs to Pirellulales bacterium and includes:
- a CDS encoding SdrD B-like domain-containing protein; translated protein: MRRPERLEDRWLLTSDPIVTVDTNFGNFQIELRPDAAPNTVANFLSYVESGAYTDSIFHRSVPGFVEQAGGFTSSSATFSGSTSQFTTIPTNSPVNLEYKLANVAGSVAMARTSDPNSATDEWFVNLVDNTSTLGPASDGHGYTVFGQVIGNGMQVLDAIAALNVDNADNGGTFSQLPLGPNNELVRISSVSIDSIDGTVFSDTNGNGQLDSGEQGVAGRTMFVDLAGTGAYQSGDPTATTDSSGNYSFRGITPGTYKVYEELPTSISLTMPSQSVTVAANNTDSGVNFAEQPSIKGTVFTDTTGSGVLESGEAGVAGQTVFLNNDNSGAPDASNPSTVTDSNGNYSFSDLAAGTYKVDVVPPAGTTITTTSLSATVTAGGTAQTVNVGEEPASIAGTVFTDVNDNGSFDTGDIGIAGRTVFINQDNSGTNDGTNPHTTTNSVGQFTFSGLTAGSYTVMEALPTGATLTTPTQTVTVKTGQTTSGVVFGELPSISGNVFVDLNGSGQLATGDPGVGGQTVFLNIDHTGKPDTSNPSVTTDSSGNFAFGTEPPGSYQVEMQLPSNVTLSTSTQTVTVTSGKTTTAVDLGELPSITGEVFTDTNGNGALDSGETGISGRTVFLNIDGKGAPDNTNPSATTDANGHYYFVGLAPGSYPVTEVAPSGVTLSTKPQTVMVAAGKITPDVNIGEGSSSSGTTTTNTGTISGEVFDDVNLNGQLDSGETGVSGRTVFLNNDGTGVPDSGNPSTTTDSGGKYSFTGLAAGNYTVMEVVPPNNGVTLTTTAHAISLAAGGTTSGDNIGNALTSTILPIQVSTTDPPAASDANTTYINAVYQALLGHAPDPTGLSYWQQQMTAGASRATVTQGVWDSQEHRTDEVDQFYEEFLGRPFDSAGQSFWTAAFSAWGTEQIEVEGFLTSAEFLSKNQGNTAFVDALYNDLLQRSPTSSEAGYWEGLLNGGQTPLQVATAFVFGQEASTAVVDAFYSEFLHRAPGSSDLQMWVNDLTSRTMNAEQVGEQILASNEYYTDVSGNKAPTITSGSAASFTVGTDGSFAVTTSGTPKATLTESGSLPSGVTFTNNGDGTATLAGTPAAGSGGSYDLTITANNGVGTAATQSFVLAIDAAPTISSAAATTFTDGTAGTFTVSTAGTPTAALTESGSLPSGVTFTNNGDGTATLAGTPTATGSFPITIDAGNGISPDATQSFTLTVNAAAGTAPTISSANSAAFTRGTAGSFTVTTTGTPTPSITGTGLPSGVTLTNNGDGTATLASTASAAAGTYPFTITANNNVGTAATQQFTLTIS